Genomic DNA from Marinobacter sp. LV10MA510-1:
GCCATGGCTGTGTACCCTTCTGGCGCTGCGCCAACGGATTGCATCTCGACATCTATCACTTCGGGTGGTGATCATGGCGGGTTCAAAGTGAGCGTTAACGGCGAGGAGTATGTGGCCGGTATTGAGCAATCTTCGATCGACGGGTGGGAGCGAGTGCTGTCGAAAGAGTATCCCTTCTCCATCGACTATAAGGCGCTTTTCCATGCCAGCCTGATGGCCACAAAACGCGAAAAAATCGACACCCTGGTGACCGGGCTGCCTGTCGAGCAGTGTGCTGACAAAGCCTATAAAGAGCGTGTTGAAAAGCTTCTTCAGGGCCGTCACGAGATCTCCCCTGGGCGCTTTGTTGTCGTTCATAAAGTCTTCGTTATTCCGCAGCCGGTTGGCGCGTACATCGACTATCTAATGACCTGCGAGAACCCGGCTATTGTTAGTGCGTCACGAGTTCTGGTCATTGACCCCGGTTTTTTCTCGGTCGATTGGTGCGCGATTGATAAGGGTAATTTCGACAAAGCCTCATCCAATTCCAGCCAAGAAGCGATGAGCGTCTTACTGGAAGAGGCCGGGAAACTGATCACTTTGGATCATGGTCGCCCATTCGATCTGGCCTCAATAGAGGATGCTGTGCGAGGGGATATGCAGGTTCCTGTCTTTGGGAAGATGGTGAACTTGGCCCCTTACCTCACTCTTGCAGCGACCAATGTTGCTGAAACTGTCATGCGGAAAGTCCGCCAAAACCTTCGCCGTTCTAAGGTGCAGGGCGCGGATTTCACCCTTCTTGCCGGCGGCGGTGCAGACCTATACAAGCAATCTGCATCAACGATTATGGAAGGCAGCCAGGTCGTAACGGCTTATGACCCGGTGATCACTAACGCTAAGGGGTTCTTCGAGTATGGCCGCGGATGAAACCATAAGAGTTGTTGTGAAGGTGAACCCTTCCCGACATCCAGAGCTGCATGAGGCGCTCAAAAATAACGATGGCAGGGCTGAGCGGATTCGATCTCTCGCCCTTATGGCTCTTTCTGGCGTCGCCGTTGCAGGCGATGTTAGGCCCGATCCCGACGGCTCCAGCGGTCAACGCACCAAGCGGAAACCAGCCGGCAACCAGATTAAGGGGGAGCGCCCAACTTCTGAGTCAGCCAGCGCTGTTAATGATGACAATGCTAAATCTGTTGCTGCTTTACCATCCAAGCCGGAGCCAGAACCCGAGGAAGATCCACACAAAGACCTTAGAGCCTCCGTTATGAGTGGGCTAAAAAAATCTAGTTTCTAGGGTTGCAGATAGAAAGTTGCGTGGATACTGGTAGTGAGATAAACAGAAAAAAGGTGCAATATGAAACTCAACAAAATGACATTGATTGCAATCACCCTGGCCGTTGGCGCACTCGGTGCCGGTTGTTCTTCTACTTACAAGCCGCCCCAGGTGGCGGATACGTTGATCTGGACTTCCGACTCTGAAGAAGAGCGCCCCATGTGGACGCTGACAGGTGAGATTCAGGAAGATGCCAGCGAGGAGGTTGTTCGATTCGTTGGAATGAGTAACCGACACAGCACTCAGAAAGGTGCGCGTGATGCGGCCATGGATGATGCTCGCCGGCAGGTTGCCAATTACGCAACCACCGAGGTTGAGGATGTTGTCACGCGAATGGAGGAAGGCGGAAGTCTTCAGAGCAACATCCAAGATCCTATGCAGAAGCTGGAACGTGTCACAACCCAGGTTTCAGTTCACGCCCTAAGCAAGATGAAGCCGGTCGATTGGCGCTTCGAGCAGTGGGGAGATAAGGCAAAGGGCAAAACATTCTTCCAGGCCTTTGTTCGTGCGTCCGTCCCTGAGAGCACCTTTGACGTTCAGGAAAACGAAATCGTGAGCGCTCTGGAGGTGGAGTGATGTTCGCCCTGCGCTCGCTGGCGATCGCCACAATCGTTCTTGCGGTAACTGGTTGTGCGTCAGGCCCGGTAGCTCAGGATCGCAGTGGGCTGCCAGCCTGGACGACAAAAACCCAGTTTGTTGACGCCGCGGCGTCCCATCAGGTCTTTGTTGGTATTGGCCAGGCATCCATTGAGCCGGAGGCAAAGCGTCGGGCAAGAAGTGACGCCCAGGCTCAGTACATCCGGGCGGTGGGCGGAACAGTCGTGACCAGCCAACGGATACGGGAGTCAGGGAAGTCTGATTCCGACGGGATCTCTCAGCGATCGGTTTCTAGTGAGCGTTACACGGGTTCCACCTCATCTGCCCTACTCCACAGCACGCAGTCGGAGTATGTGGTTTATAGGGACGAAGGATCCATTACTGTTTATGTCCGGATGAGCGTTCCAATCGACGTTCTGAAGGATGCCAGAGAGGAAGTTAAGCGGAGTCACGAGCAGGCAATTATGCGGAAGTTGGAAGCGTACAAACTTGCGAAGGAGTCCCGCCAGGGAGATGTGGACGGCACCGTTTATGCGTTTGTCGTTGGGAAATCATCGTCAGATCGACAGTCAGGCATGTCCGCCATCTCGGTTGAGCGCACAGCTCGGGAAC
This window encodes:
- a CDS encoding ParM/StbA family protein is translated as MFILGMDIGYSNLKLVWGDSNAKKPAMAVYPSGAAPTDCISTSITSGGDHGGFKVSVNGEEYVAGIEQSSIDGWERVLSKEYPFSIDYKALFHASLMATKREKIDTLVTGLPVEQCADKAYKERVEKLLQGRHEISPGRFVVVHKVFVIPQPVGAYIDYLMTCENPAIVSASRVLVIDPGFFSVDWCAIDKGNFDKASSNSSQEAMSVLLEEAGKLITLDHGRPFDLASIEDAVRGDMQVPVFGKMVNLAPYLTLAATNVAETVMRKVRQNLRRSKVQGADFTLLAGGGADLYKQSASTIMEGSQVVTAYDPVITNAKGFFEYGRG